The genomic DNA ACACCGAGATTGATCGTGCAATGTGATCTGAACTATCAGTAGCCCGTATTTCGTTGGCTTACATCGTAGCCAAGACCTTCCTGCACAAGAGTTACTTCCTGATAAATCGACCAGTGGGCGTGGTGGCAGCGATTGCGAAACTCATCCTTGATGACTCTGAACAACTCATCGGTTGTCGTTTCGGGGAAACCCTGCATTGCTTCTCTTGTGCTACTGGTTAAATCTATGTCGGCAACCAAGCAATTCTCAGGGACTTCAACTGACTCGTTGTGAAGGCGGGGCTGTGTAAGCGGACAGATGTCATCTGCGTACCAGTGTGCCCAATCCAACCACAAAGCGAACTCTTCAGGTTTGGACGGTGCAACTTCCTTCTTTTCCAATGTCTTCTCGACAGTATCCAAGTAATTTCGGATTCGTTGTGACGTTTCCCAGGACTTTATGAACGCCATCAATTCTGTTCGGCGTGTCTCTTCAATTTCCTTCTTCTCTTTGACAATCGTACGCCGGGATTCGGCGCTCACTTTCTGCCGTGCACGGCACTCATTGTCGAGCCGACTTGCCCGCTCGCTTTCCAGACTATATGGGGCGAATTCTGTGATGTGTGATCCCACATACATCTGCATTCACTTTTTTTTTCGTTTGCCTTTTACTTTGCGGCCTTCGGAGGATCTTGCTGCCCGCCCGTGGCATTTCTCCTCCATCGCTTTTCGATACACCGCTAACTCAGAACGGCGAAATGACCGATCGACAATGCTCCACTGTTCATCGGTCAAGTGCATTTGAGACCGATCTATCTCAATTTCAAGTCGTGCCATGACAAACATTGCGGGAGTGTGCTCAATCGCTATCTCCCATTCTTCGGCTTTCCATCGAGGCCGTCTCGTCAAATCTCTTGTGAGTGCGAGCAGCGCCTTTCCAGGGAAGTTGTATTCTCGTGTTTTGGCGTGGCTCAGGAACTCTGGAGCAATGACTGATTGCTGAATCATCCATTGGGAATTGGCCGTGGATTCGGCTGTATCGTCTTCGATGATGTGACCAGCAATTCCAGATGCCTTGATCTCAATTACTGCGTAGTCATTGATGTCCTGACACGGCCAAATTTGACTACGTGCGATTGCATCCGTAAGTTGCTCGTCTGAACTGTCGAGAGCAAATATTGTCGGACAGTCTACACCTTCGCCTCTGTTGCGTGGCTCTGTCGTTCCTTTGAGCCCTCTTGCCAAGATTCTGCTGACGTTCTCGACAGCGGTAACGTGATAGTATGTCTTGCTGTTTTTGCGTGATGACTTCTTCTTGCCCATAGATATGCTCACTTTGGTTTTTCAGGTCGAACGTACTCTTTGTTTTGCAACCGATTTTTCGCATTCCTCCAGGGCCACGAAGTTTTCGGAGGCTTCTGTGTACTACCAGTCAACTTCTCCGATTCTATGATTGAATCGCCCGCACAAGTTCGCCAACAGCAGCCATGTACTCGGTCAGGTTAGCTGGGGAGTTCGAGTTGTGGTTGCCGGTAGTGAATCGCACGAATCGTTTCTGCATCGAGCCAGCGCACTCGTTGTTGCGTTCTGCGTGCGAGATGTCGGTCAGGCCATCGTCTTCCGTGTGCATGATGAGCGGCGGATTCGTGTAGCCCGCCAGCTTCTCTTCGTGATCAAAAAGCCGCTTAACCTCAGCGTGAACATCGGCCTCATCGATTCCGGCTGCGGCGAGATCTGCATAGGTGAGGAATCGTTCTGACGGATCAGCGATACCGCTCTCAATGATCAACCCGGCAATGTTTGGCTGGCGATGTGCCAACTCGATTGCGTACAGCGAGCCGATTGACCGACCAAAGACGATTGCTTTCTCAACCGACACGCCAGCGGCTCTCATTGCCGCTTCACGGTCGCCGAGCATCGCAACAAGTTGTGCTCTCCCTGTCGATCCGCCGTACTCCCGATACTCGCCGAAAAGTGAGTCAAGGTTCATGTCTGCTAAGACATCAGACATGAACGGCACGTAGTCGGCAACGGCTTCTCCATTTCCGTGGAAGTGAATCATCGTGAACGCCTCGGGCTCGACGCTCCTCCGATAGCACGCCAATTCAGCGCCATCGACATTGACCATGAAAGGGTCACCAACGGTGCGATCTTGTGGAAACAAGTAGCGACCACTGATTGCGGGATGGTTAAGGATGCTCATGCCAACGCCTCGCACGCTTGCAACATCGCTTGAAGCGGTTCAGGGGCGGCAAGACGATGATCCGTGCCAGGCTCGATCAAGGCATCCGGTGACAAGCCGCTGTTGGCGACCAATTCCTCCGAGTCGGGGAACGGGATCACATCGTCTTGGCGTGAACGCAAGATGACCGTCTGCGCTTTGGCGCTGGTGGCAGAACCCCAGGTCTTCCACGCTGGGCACATCAGAACAAGCGGCGTGTCGCCGCTGTTCAAGTTCATCGCAACTGCACCGCCACGGGACGAGCCCATAATCACGTGAGGATGATGTTCGTCGTATTCTCTTTCGGCAATACGAACTGACACTTCAAAGTCTTCGTCAGGCAGCGCAGGGTTGATCGCTTCGGAGCCGTGCGCATTCAAGAAGGTCGGTTTGCGTCCGCCCACAACGCTTTGCCAGTCATGAAGAAATAGAATTCTCAACTCGCAGCCTTCTTGGCTCTCTTCTTGCCCGCTGCACTATCGAGTATCGCATCCAGTTCCCTGTCATTCATTCCCGCAATGACCCGGAAGGCGTCGGGACGTTCAATGACTCGCTGCCGGATCGTCTCGGGCACCTTTCCTGCAAGCAACAGCAATTCGTGCTCGTCAGCGTGAAGGGCGTCTGCCAGCTTGTGGATCAGCTTGCGTGAAGGCGCATCGCCAAAGTTGAGTTTGCTGTTCTCGATTTTGCTCAGGTATGTGAAGCCAACTCGAACCTGCTCAGCTAATTCACGTAGCGTGAATTCGTTGTCCTGTCGCAGAGATCGAATCTTCTCGCCGAATGTCATGGCCTCACCTGCTTGCTGGTCAGATTCAAAAATTGTAGACTGGTTGCAGTTTTTAGTCAACACGCTGGAGCAACCGGAGGGGCGATCAATGGCAGATCAACAATCGCTGTTTAGCGATCTCCCTGCGTTCTCTGATCGCTTCATGCGAGATCACGCCGGGCAGATCGTTACCGAGCCAAGGACTGCGCTTCTTGAATTGATTGCCAATGCCTACGACGCTGGAGCAACGCACATTCAAGTGCGATGGCCATCCGAGAAGGGAGAGGACTTTTCGGTCAGCGACAACGGGACCGGAATGACGAAGGATGAATTCAAGGTCCGTTGGCAAACCCTCTGTTACCACCGAAACAAGTATCAGGGGATGGAAGTCGTGTTCCCCAAGGGAGTACGCAAGTCTCTGAAGCGAATGGCGTTGGGGCAGAATGGAAAAGGTCGCCATGCCCCGTTTTGTTTTGCTGACAAATACAACGTCAAGACAACCAAGGACGGGACGTGCATTGCGGTTGAAGTCAGCCTTGGCAACAACAGCGACCGGCCATTCACGCTCGAACTGCTGGATGAATCACCGAAGCCCAAAGGCCACGGCACAGTCGTCACCGCAACGGTAGAACGAAAGCTGCTCGACGAAGATGAAGTCCGGCAGTTGATTGGATCAAAGTTCCTCGTTGATCCCTCGCTGCGAATCTCCGTCAACGGCAAAGACGTAGAACTAATGGCGTTGGATGGTCTGGCAACCACTCAGATTGACGTGCTTGACGGCGAAACTGTCACCGTCCATTTCATCGATTCGGTTGAGCATTATCGAACGGCTCGACTTCGAGGCATCACGTGGTGGGTCAATCAGCGAATGGTTGGTGAGCCATGCTGGGATCAATTGGATGCCGAGGGAGCTTACCTTGATGGCCGCACCGAACAAGCCAAGCGATTCAGTTTTGTCGTTGAAGCCAACTGTCTGAAACCAGAGGTAAAGGCCGATTGGACGGCGTTCCATGCAACGAAGAAAGTCAACGCTGTTCGGGATGCAGTCCACGAACACGTCCTGAACAACCTGCGAAGCAAGTTGGCCACCAACCGCAAGGAAAAGAAAAAGGCAGCGTTACAAAACAGTCGGAAGCTACTTGGTGATTTGCCCACGATCTCGAAGAGGACCATTGGCAAGTTCATCGACGAAGTGCAGGAAAAGTGTCCAACGCTCACCAGTCGTGATTTGTCACGCACCGTTCAAGTTTTGGCAAAGCTGGAACAGACACGTTCTGGATACGACTTACTGAAGGAGCTTGCGAGTTGCTCAGCAGATGACCTCGATACATGGAACACGCTGATGCAGCAGTGGACGGCAAGTAACGCTGAGGTCGTCCTGAACGAATTGCAGAAGCGTCTGACTTTGATCGACCGCATGGATGCACTGGTCGAAAGTCCGCTGGCTGATGAACTGCATGATCTTCAACCGCTCTTTGAACGTGGGCTCTGGATCTTCGGCCCGGAATACGAAGCTGTTGACTTTCGATCCAACCGTGGCCTTTCCGAGATCATCGGTAAGTTCCTTGGCGGTGCCGACTACAAGCCGCCGATTCGTCGTCCTGACTTCGTTGTGTTGCCTGAACTTTCAATTGGTACATACTGCGCCGATTCCTACGACGCCGCTGGCGAGATCTCAGGAATTCGCAAAGTGGCGATTCTGGAATTGAAGAAGGGCGGCTTCTGCGTCACACAAGGCGAAGCCGATCAAGCTAGAGACTACTGCAAGGAGATTCGGCAGTCAGGTCGAGTCCAAGCTGACACTGAAATCGTTGCTTACGTGCTGGGAGCTAAGCTCGAACAAGGCTTGGAGACTTTCACGATGGGCAACATCACGGTCATTCCGACGATCTATCAAACAATCTTGCGAAAGGCGCACCAGCGAACTTTCGGGCTGCATGAAAAGTTGAAGACAGCGCAGCCTGTAGATGCCTCAGATGCCGAAGTCGAGGAAGTGTTAAAAAGCGATCCGGGACCGACATTGTTCTCCGATGACGAGCCCACCGAAGAAGTAGCTTGAGAACTCCAGCATGACTCCCGAACAAAAAGCACGACAAGAGATCGACAAGCAGCTTGAGGCTGCTGGTTGGATCGTGCAAGACTTCCGTGATCTTCATATCACGGCGAGTCTTGGTGTTGCTGTGCGTGAGTTTCGATTGAAGACCGGCAATGCGGACTATTTGTTGTACGTTGACGCCCAGATCATCGGCGTCATCGAAGCCAAACCGGAGAATCACACGCTCACCGGAGTAGAAACGCAGTCCGCCAAGTACATGTCGGGGATGCCCGAGGAGTATCCGCACTACCGATTGCCGCTGCCGTTCGCTTACGAATCAACCGGCGCAGTCACTCAGTTCACCAACACCCTGAACCCCGATCCCAGAAGCCGTGAAGTCTTCACGTTCCATCGGCCTGAAGAACTCCTGCGGCTTGTCGAACTTGAAACGCAGGTGCGTGGCCGACTTCAGCAGTTGCCGAAACTGAACACGCAGAGGCTCTGGCCGGTACAGATCAAAGCGATCCAAAAACTGGAGCAGTCACTCGCCCAGAATCGACCACGTGCCCTAATACAAATGGCAACAGGTTCGGGAAAGACGTTCACAGCAGCGTCGTTCATTTATCGACTCATCAAGTTCGCCGATGCAAAGCGTGTGTTGTTTCTGGTGGACCGAGCCAACCTTGGAAGACAAACGCTCCGTGAGTTTCAGCAATACGTTAGTCCCTACAACGGGATGACGTTCACTGACGAATACAACGTCCAGCATTTGAAGAAGAACGCCGTCGATCCGGTCAGCCGAGTCTGCATCAGCACAATTCAGCGAGTCTATTCGATTCTGCAAGGCGACTCAGATTTCGAGGAAGCCAACGAAGAAGGGTCGATGTTCGAGACCGCATGGGTCAAGGAGCCGGTTCCGGTCGGCTACAACCCTTCGTTACCAATCGAGGAATTCGATTTCATCGTTTGCGACGAATGCCACAGGTCGATCTATAACCTTTGGCGTCAAGTGCTCGAATACTTCGACTCGTTCATTATCGGACTGACGGCAACGCCCAGCAAGCAGACCATTGGTTTCTTCAATAACAATCTGGTCATGGACTATGGCCACAATCAGGCCGTCGCCGATGGAGTCAACGTCGGCTTCGATGTCTTCCGAATCAAAACCAAGGTCACAACTGATGGTGCCACGCTGGAAGGCGAACCGGGGCTGTTCATTCCACACCGTGATCGCCGCACCCGGCAACAGGTATTGCGTGAAGTAACTGGGGACTACAAGTACGCAGGGAAGCAACTTGACCGAGATGTCGTCAACCCAAACCAAATTCGGTTGGTAGTCCGCACGTTCCGTGACCGCATGTTTCAGGACATGTTTCCGGGACGCACCGAAGTTCCCAAGACATTGGTGTTTGCCAAAGACGATTCACACGCCGACGACATCACCAAGATCATTCGTGAAGAGTTTGGGCGAGGCAACGACTTCTGCCAGAAGATCACCTACCGAACCGGCTTCGTGCAAGTCACGAAGAAGGTCAAAGACAAAGACGGCAAGGAAGTTGAAAAGACGGTCTGGGAAAAGACAGCCAATCTGAAACCGGAGGAAGTTCTCGCAGAGTTCCGCAACTCTTACAACCCTCGCATCGCTGTCACTGTGGACATGATCTCGACCGGCACCGACGTGAAGCCGCTCGAATGCCTGTTGTTCATGCGAACGATCAACTCATCCAATTACTACGAACAGATGAAGGGTCGTGGCGTGAGGATCATCGACCCCGATGCGCTCATGATGGTGACGCCCGATGCCAAGTGTAAAGATCGGTTCGTACTGGTCGATGCTGTCGGTGTCACCGAACAGAAAAAGTCGGACTCGTCTCCCATTGACCGCAAACCGTCAGTGCCATTGAAGCGAGTCTTGGAGACGGTTGCCAAAGGCGTTGTCGATCCCGACCTGTCATCAACGCTCGCCGCTCGACTGACTCGACTGGAGAAAGGGCTGGATGATGACCAGCGAGAGAAACTGACCGAGCTTGCAGGCGGCAAGAACATCTCGACGCTTGCTCAGAACATCATGACGGCTCTGAATCCTGACGAGCAGACGAACCGGCTGGTGGAGAAAGGTGAAGTGGCCGAAGTCGATGATCCGACTGAAGAGCAATTAGACAAGGCCGAGCGAGAGCTACTCAAGACAGCAATGAAGCCTTTCCTCGATCCGAAGTTGCGGGAAGGAATCCTGCTGGCGAAAAGCATCTGCGATCAGGTAATTGATGAAGTCACGCCGGATGAATTGATCTCAGCCGGTTACGATGAGGCAGCGATGGAGAAAGCTCAATCGCTCGTGCAGGACTTCCAACAGTTCATCGAAGAGAACAAAGACGAACTGGATGCCATCCGAGTCTTCTACAGCCGACCTTACCGGGCTGGACTGTCATTCAAAGCGGTCAAGGAACTGGCATCGGCAATCAAAGCACCGCCGCTATCCGCTGATGCCGACAAGTTGTGGGCGGCATACAGAGCCGTTGAACCGCAGGCCGTCAAAGGTAAGTGCGGCAAGCTGGTTGATCTGATTGCCATTGTTCGCCACGCCATCAACCCGAACCAACCGCTTGTTCCTTACGGCGAAACCGTCGAAGAACAATACACCAATTGGCTATCGGAGCAGGAAGCCGAAGGCGTCACGTTTACATCCGAGCAACGTCAATGGCTCGACGCCATCAAGGATCACATTGCCAGCAGTCTGACGATTGAACGTGATGACTTCGAGTACGCTCCGTTCACTCAACTCGGCGGCTTGGGCAAAGCTCACGATTTGTTTGGTGAGAAGTTGAACGCCATCCTTGCTGAATTGAATGCGAGGTTGGCAGCATGAGCGAAAAAAACGGGCATCTTGACTCCGTGATTCAAGAGTTGAATCAGATTGCCGTTCCTGACGGATGGGTACGCACGCCAATCAATGAAATTGGAGATGTTCGTCTTGGGCGTCAACGGTCGCCTAAGAACAAATCGAAAGAATATCCGACGAAATATCTGCGAGCGGCAAACATTACGTGGCACGGAATCGATGTGTCCGACATCTTGGAGATGGAGTTCCAACCAAAGGAACTCAAATCTTACCGGCTACGCCATGGGGATGTCTTGTTGTCCGAAGCGTCGGGTAGTGCCAGCGAGGTTGGCAAGGCAGCAATCTGGAACGGAGAAATTGAAGATTGCTGTTTTCAAAACACGGTCATCCGATTTCGACCATCAGAAGCGATTCGCCCCCGCTACTCTCTACTGGCCTTCAAACATTTTGCTCGCAACGGTGTCTTTTCACGTGTGGCGAAAGGCGTTGGAATTCAACATCTTTCTGCGGATCGTTTCTCGGCGATTCCATTCATTCTTCCGCCCCTCGCCGAGCAAGATCGAATTGTCGAGCGTGCCGAGGAACTGATCTCAGAACTTGATGCGGGTGTTGCATCTCTCAAGCGAGTGCAAGCCAACTTAAAACGATATCGGGCATCAGTGTTGAAGACTGCGGTGGAAGGAAAAGTCACCGAAGAATGGCGAGCCAAGCACTCGCCGAAAGAAACCGGCGAACAACTGCTCAAACGCACCCTCGAAGAACGCCGTCGAAAATGGGAATCCGCTCAACTCGCCGACTACGAAGCCAAGGGCAAAGAGCCACCAAAGAACTGGCAGGCACGTTACAAAGAGCCTGATGCTCTCGACACATCGCAGTTACCGGCACTCCCTGAGAGTTGGTGTTGGGCAAGGATTAGCCAAGTTGGTCATGTTCAACTTGGTCGTCAACGATCTCCCAAACACCATACCGGCACGCACATGCGACCATACTTGCGTGTCGCCAATGTGTTTGAAGACCGTATCGACACGTCGGATGTCATGGAGATGAACTTCACTCCAGCCGAGTTCGAGAACTATGCGCTTCGACATGGCGACATCCTTCTGAATGAGGGGCAAAGCCACGAACTGGTCGGGCGTCCGGCAATGTATCGTGATGAGGTTCCGGGATGCTGTTTCACGAATACTCTTGTCCGTTTTCGTGTAGCTGACGGCTTGGATCGAGACTTTGCTCTGCGTGTGTTCTTGGCATACCTCAAGAACGGTCGCTTCCAGAAGATCGCAAGCATCACGGTCAATATCGCCCACCTCGGCGCAGGTCGATTTGCCGAACTCGAATTCCCACTGCCGCCAGAAGATGAGCAGGCAGAAATCGTCAGGATCGTTGATGAACTCTTCTCGCAGATCGATGCTGCTGAATTGGCAGTCCAGCACGGGATGAAGAGAGCCGCACGTCTACGGCAGAGCATTCTCAAAGATGCCTTTGAAGGAAAACTGGTCGCTCAAGATCCAGCCGACGAACCGGCATCAAAACTTCTCGCCCGCATCCAAGCCGAACGACAAGCAGCCGCCCCCAAGCCAAAGAAGAAGTCCACTCAGCGCACTCCACGAGTCCCCAAGAAGATCACTCAGCGTCGTGGTGCCATCGTCGCTTACACGATTGCTCATGCGAACGGAAAGGCAACACGCAAGTCGGAAGCACTGGGACGCACCAAACTCGTCAAAGCTCTGTACATCGCACAGACACATGAAGAACTCGATCTTCAATTTGGTTTTCAACGGTACGCCGCTGGTCCGTTTGACGAAGCCTTCTACAAGCTCGAAGGCACGGGCAACAAGAACGACTGGTTCACGACCAAAGAGCGAGACAACTTCGGCGTCACTTACCATCCTGCTGACAACACGGACTCCATGTGTGAGGAAGCGACGGAATTCCTCGGCGACCGCAAAGACAGCATCGACCGCCTGCTAACTCACGTCGCCAAGATGGACATGAAGCAAGCCGAACTCTTCGCCACCACCTATGCCGCATGGAACGACCTTCTGATCGACGGACGAGAAGCCACCGAAGCCAGCATCATCGAAGAGTTCTACGGCTGGGACGAATCCAAGAAGAAGTTCAAAAAGCCAGAGATCAAGAAGCA from Rosistilla oblonga includes the following:
- a CDS encoding alpha/beta hydrolase, whose protein sequence is MSILNHPAISGRYLFPQDRTVGDPFMVNVDGAELACYRRSVEPEAFTMIHFHGNGEAVADYVPFMSDVLADMNLDSLFGEYREYGGSTGRAQLVAMLGDREAAMRAAGVSVEKAIVFGRSIGSLYAIELAHRQPNIAGLIIESGIADPSERFLTYADLAAAGIDEADVHAEVKRLFDHEEKLAGYTNPPLIMHTEDDGLTDISHAERNNECAGSMQKRFVRFTTGNHNSNSPANLTEYMAAVGELVRAIQS
- a CDS encoding alpha/beta hydrolase, which translates into the protein MRILFLHDWQSVVGGRKPTFLNAHGSEAINPALPDEDFEVSVRIAEREYDEHHPHVIMGSSRGGAVAMNLNSGDTPLVLMCPAWKTWGSATSAKAQTVILRSRQDDVIPFPDSEELVANSGLSPDALIEPGTDHRLAAPEPLQAMLQACEALA
- a CDS encoding helix-turn-helix domain-containing protein — encoded protein: MLTKNCNQSTIFESDQQAGEAMTFGEKIRSLRQDNEFTLRELAEQVRVGFTYLSKIENSKLNFGDAPSRKLIHKLADALHADEHELLLLAGKVPETIRQRVIERPDAFRVIAGMNDRELDAILDSAAGKKRAKKAAS
- a CDS encoding ATP-binding protein; translated protein: MADQQSLFSDLPAFSDRFMRDHAGQIVTEPRTALLELIANAYDAGATHIQVRWPSEKGEDFSVSDNGTGMTKDEFKVRWQTLCYHRNKYQGMEVVFPKGVRKSLKRMALGQNGKGRHAPFCFADKYNVKTTKDGTCIAVEVSLGNNSDRPFTLELLDESPKPKGHGTVVTATVERKLLDEDEVRQLIGSKFLVDPSLRISVNGKDVELMALDGLATTQIDVLDGETVTVHFIDSVEHYRTARLRGITWWVNQRMVGEPCWDQLDAEGAYLDGRTEQAKRFSFVVEANCLKPEVKADWTAFHATKKVNAVRDAVHEHVLNNLRSKLATNRKEKKKAALQNSRKLLGDLPTISKRTIGKFIDEVQEKCPTLTSRDLSRTVQVLAKLEQTRSGYDLLKELASCSADDLDTWNTLMQQWTASNAEVVLNELQKRLTLIDRMDALVESPLADELHDLQPLFERGLWIFGPEYEAVDFRSNRGLSEIIGKFLGGADYKPPIRRPDFVVLPELSIGTYCADSYDAAGEISGIRKVAILELKKGGFCVTQGEADQARDYCKEIRQSGRVQADTEIVAYVLGAKLEQGLETFTMGNITVIPTIYQTILRKAHQRTFGLHEKLKTAQPVDASDAEVEEVLKSDPGPTLFSDDEPTEEVA
- a CDS encoding DEAD/DEAH box helicase family protein gives rise to the protein MTPEQKARQEIDKQLEAAGWIVQDFRDLHITASLGVAVREFRLKTGNADYLLYVDAQIIGVIEAKPENHTLTGVETQSAKYMSGMPEEYPHYRLPLPFAYESTGAVTQFTNTLNPDPRSREVFTFHRPEELLRLVELETQVRGRLQQLPKLNTQRLWPVQIKAIQKLEQSLAQNRPRALIQMATGSGKTFTAASFIYRLIKFADAKRVLFLVDRANLGRQTLREFQQYVSPYNGMTFTDEYNVQHLKKNAVDPVSRVCISTIQRVYSILQGDSDFEEANEEGSMFETAWVKEPVPVGYNPSLPIEEFDFIVCDECHRSIYNLWRQVLEYFDSFIIGLTATPSKQTIGFFNNNLVMDYGHNQAVADGVNVGFDVFRIKTKVTTDGATLEGEPGLFIPHRDRRTRQQVLREVTGDYKYAGKQLDRDVVNPNQIRLVVRTFRDRMFQDMFPGRTEVPKTLVFAKDDSHADDITKIIREEFGRGNDFCQKITYRTGFVQVTKKVKDKDGKEVEKTVWEKTANLKPEEVLAEFRNSYNPRIAVTVDMISTGTDVKPLECLLFMRTINSSNYYEQMKGRGVRIIDPDALMMVTPDAKCKDRFVLVDAVGVTEQKKSDSSPIDRKPSVPLKRVLETVAKGVVDPDLSSTLAARLTRLEKGLDDDQREKLTELAGGKNISTLAQNIMTALNPDEQTNRLVEKGEVAEVDDPTEEQLDKAERELLKTAMKPFLDPKLREGILLAKSICDQVIDEVTPDELISAGYDEAAMEKAQSLVQDFQQFIEENKDELDAIRVFYSRPYRAGLSFKAVKELASAIKAPPLSADADKLWAAYRAVEPQAVKGKCGKLVDLIAIVRHAINPNQPLVPYGETVEEQYTNWLSEQEAEGVTFTSEQRQWLDAIKDHIASSLTIERDDFEYAPFTQLGGLGKAHDLFGEKLNAILAELNARLAA
- a CDS encoding restriction endonuclease subunit S, translated to MSEKNGHLDSVIQELNQIAVPDGWVRTPINEIGDVRLGRQRSPKNKSKEYPTKYLRAANITWHGIDVSDILEMEFQPKELKSYRLRHGDVLLSEASGSASEVGKAAIWNGEIEDCCFQNTVIRFRPSEAIRPRYSLLAFKHFARNGVFSRVAKGVGIQHLSADRFSAIPFILPPLAEQDRIVERAEELISELDAGVASLKRVQANLKRYRASVLKTAVEGKVTEEWRAKHSPKETGEQLLKRTLEERRRKWESAQLADYEAKGKEPPKNWQARYKEPDALDTSQLPALPESWCWARISQVGHVQLGRQRSPKHHTGTHMRPYLRVANVFEDRIDTSDVMEMNFTPAEFENYALRHGDILLNEGQSHELVGRPAMYRDEVPGCCFTNTLVRFRVADGLDRDFALRVFLAYLKNGRFQKIASITVNIAHLGAGRFAELEFPLPPEDEQAEIVRIVDELFSQIDAAELAVQHGMKRAARLRQSILKDAFEGKLVAQDPADEPASKLLARIQAERQAAAPKPKKKSTQRTPRVPKKITQRRGAIVAYTIAHANGKATRKSEALGRTKLVKALYIAQTHEELDLQFGFQRYAAGPFDEAFYKLEGTGNKNDWFTTKERDNFGVTYHPADNTDSMCEEATEFLGDRKDSIDRLLTHVAKMDMKQAELFATTYAAWNDLLIDGREATEASIIEEFYGWDESKKKFKKPEIKKQLKWMRSEGYVPTGKGERTETRTKETKLPSKRRRKNNA